CAAGAAATAGACAAAGCAATTGCTGCTGGTTTCATGACAGAGAATTATTTGCAGGGTGGTGATTACGAATCATTCGACCTTCATAGACCATATGTAGATGATGTCGTTTTGGTTTCAGAAACTGGTAAGCCATTAAATAGAGAGCTAGACCTTATTGACGTTTGGTTTGACTCAGGTGCGATGCCTTTTGCACAATGGCATTATCCATTTGAAAATGACACTAAATTTAAGGACAATTATCCAGCCGATTTTATCTCAGAAGGTGTAGACCAAACAAGAGGATGGTTCTTTACGCTTCATGCCATTTCTGGAATGTTGGAAGAATCTGTTGCATTCAAAAATGTAGTTTCTACGGGACTAGTTTTGGACAAAAATGGAAATAAAATGTCTAAGCGTTTGGGCAATGCTGTAGATCCATTTAGCACATTGAAAGATTATGGTGCAGATCCAACTCGATGGTACATGATTACCAATGCACAGCCTTGGGACAATTTAAAATTTGATCTTGCAGGTGTAACCGAAACAAGAAATAAGTTCTTCGGAACACTTACAAGCACTTATAACTTCTTCGCTCTATATGCCAACTTAGATGGTGTAAAATTGACTGGAAAAGTAAATATTGAAGACGTAAACGAACTAGACAAATGGGTTCTTTCGAAACTTCAAAGTTTGATCCTAGAGGTAGATGAAGCCTTTGACACTTATGAGCCAACAAAAGCGGGACGAGCAATCCAAGATTTCGTTACAGATCACCTATCCAACTGGTACGTTAGGTTAGGTAGGAGACGTTTCTGGAATCCATCTGGTGAAGGAGATTTGGTGAAAGACAAAACCGCTGCCTACGAAACGCTTGGACTTTGCCTTAAAACTGTTGCTCAGCTTATGTCGCCAATCGCACCTTTCTACAGTGACTGGTTATTCAGAAACCTTACTGATAAAATGGCCGACAATTCGGTTCACTTAAGTGAGTTCCCAGTAGCAAATACCTCTTGGATTGACGCTAACCTTGAGAGCTCGATGGAATATGCTCAAAGAATAAGTTCTTTGGTTCACTCGGTGCGTAAAGGGAACAAAATAAAGGTTCGTCAGCCACTTTCTAAAGTGCTGATTCCTGTCTTAAGTCAAGAGGTACGTGATCAAATAAGTACGGTAGATCACTTGATCAAAACTGAAGTAAACATCAAAGAAGTCACTTATTTAGATGATGCTTCCGGGGTATTGAGCAAAAAAGTAAAACCCAACTTTAAAACACTAGGGCCTAAGTTTGGAAAAGAAATGAAAGCTGTGGCTGGAGCCATTGCTGGAATCACTCAAGAGCAACTGAAGGAATTGGAGCAAAACGGAAAACTTATGTTAGCCGTGGGTGAAATTGAGCTTAATGATGTAGAAATACTCACCGAAGACTTACCAGGTTACCTTACAGCTCAAGACGGAAACCTAACGGTTGCTTTGGATATCAATATCAGCGAAGAACTGAAGCTAGAAGGTATTGCTCGTGAATTTGTAAACAAAATTCAGAACCTTAGAAAAGATAATGGTTTTGAAGTGACAGATAAGATCAATATTGTTTTGGAAAACAGCACCGATGAGGTAAATAAAGCTATACAAAACAACAAAGCATATATCTGTCAAGAGGTACAAGCAATGTCATTGGAACTGAGCGAAAGCTTATCAGAGTTCCAAGAAGTTGAAGTGGAGGAAGAGCTTTTAAAGATTAGTGTGAAGGTTCACTAATTGACACGATACTTAGAAACCTTAATAGGAATACAGGTCTCAATGCAGTTGAGTTCCGAAAACTTAGCTGCTATTGTAACCTCCACCCCAAAGCCGCAGCCATTAACACACCTAGCGGTGTAGTTTCCCGGAGCTACCGTAATACTTTGTGCGTATTCACCAGTACTCCATCGAGTTTGGGTCGTACAATTGGATGCACGAAGTAGAATGCTTTTTGTACCATTGCCTGCTGTAATAGTTTCTTGGCTTATTTCTACATCTTCTGGATTATTGTATCTAGTTATTAATATTTCGTTTGAGTTTTGACTACTTCCACATTGATTCCTACAAAGAGCAGTATAGGTGCCGGAGGTATTTTTAGTTATTTGAGCCATCGTTTCTCCTGAACTCCATTCAACCAAAGAACCACCATTACAACCATTTGCAGTAAGTGTTGCAACATCATTTCCGCAAAGCGTTGTCTTACTCGTTACAACCGAAGGACTATTGGGTAAACTTACTTCATTGACAAATATGCTTAATGGATGAGATACACTATCTTCTAAAACACAGCTTACCTTGTACTCACCATCAAAAACTCTTATAATACTTGAAGAACCATGGATTGGGTCCTCCCATACGATATGTCCCAACTCGCAACTAACTATTAATGTTGCATAACTTCCTGTACAATATTTCACTACCGAGTTAGCATCTAAAATTGGAGGAGAAATTGTACATTCATTTGCATCTACTGCTACTATTTCACTTTCATCACTTGTACCGCAACTTGTTGTACAATTGGCTGAGTAAAAACCAGAACTATGAGTATAAATACTCGAGCCACTCAAACCATTATTCCAATTTACAGTTCCCACACAGTTATTTACTGCAAGACGAATAGAGTCTTGTGAACAAATATTGAAAACAGGCCCAGTCAATAATAAATTGTCACTATTGTAAGCTTCAACTACTGGCGTCTCTACTCCTTTCACTATCTCTATAATTTCGCTTTTCAAAGTATCCTGACAAAACGGAGCAATTTGATAACTATACAAACCCGGCTCTGTAACATTGATTATAGAATCAGAAGACCCATTGCTCCAAATAATCAAATGATCCCGAAAAAGAATATTTCCATCTGCAATTGCCTCCAATGTACTTATATCACCGGTGCAAATACTTAGCTTAGAAGCATTAACCTTAAGCTTGACATCATTATTACCATTTGTAACATTCGTATAAGTGGACTCTCCAGTTCCACATTGATTTCTGCACACTGCCTTGTAGATTCCATCAGTAGTTACTTGAAACTGTATCGCACTGATAGAATCCTGCCATATTGTTTCTGGCTCATAGCCATTACAATTACTCGTCAGCCAAACGCCCGAATTTTGGCATAGCTCAGGTACATTTCTATTTATGGTAACTGTTGGTTTTATTGGCGGCTCATCAAAAAGTACGACCGTTGCGAATTTTGAAGAATCTAGATGTGTATTTAGTCCGCACCTTGGGTGCAAGGTGGCATTACTATTTATAAAAATACTATCGCCCACATAGTTTTCATTCCATCTTACTTCTTGCTGCCCACAACCAGTAAAGTATAAACTTAAGCCTTGGGTTTTACAAGCAAATATTAGTGTATCAAACTTAACTGTCACGCTCGACGAGTCTTTCAAATAAAGACATTGCCCATCATTTTGAAGAGAATCTAACGTGCTTTTTGCAGAGCAAACCTGAAGACATATAAGGGTAAAAGCAATCACCGAAAAAAAGCTCTTGAAACTCATCGTGTGGGATTAAATATTGAGTTTTATCACCCAAAAATCATGCCGCATTTAAGGCTTTTAAGTGTGTAACTTTTTAAAGCAATAACATGAATAAATTATGTATTGAAACCTGTACACATTTCCTTAAATACATTCTAATATCATTATAATATGCAACATAATAGACCAATACACGTCGCTTTGACATATTTTAGAGTTACTTGAATTCTTGAACTAATTTAAGAACTTGACCAATTACTATATTTGAAGTAAATTCACTTATTCGACCTTATTTATGAAGGAACTACTGGCAAATTTCAGGATACATGTTGACATTACTCCTGAAGAAGCAAATCGATTTATTGAATTAGCACCTCCCACTACGGTTAAGAAAAATGCTTATATCGTAAGGCAAAAGGAGCAGGCAAGCCCGTTAATCTTGGTTAACAATGGGTGCTTGATGACCTATTATCAAGATCCAAACAAAAACAAGCAGGTGATGCAGTTTAGCCAAATGGGATGGTGGACTGGAGACTTTCTTAGCATAGCAGAGAATACACTCAGCAAGTACTCTATTAGAGCAATGGAAAACTCCTCTTATTGCAGTTTGGATAATGCAACTTACGAGCGAGTTTGTGCTGAAATACCCATTTTAGAGACCTATTTTAGGAGGTTGTTTCAAAACGCAATCGCAAGTCATCAAGAACGAATTATTCGCAATATTTCTTTCTCTGCAGAAGAACGATACGAAACTTTCATTAAAAGTTACCCCAAAATTGAACAAATGGTAGCTCAAAAGTATATTGCTTCTTATCTTGGCATGAGTCCCGAGTTTTTGAGTAAAATCAAAGCTCGACGATATGCAAACAAAAGATAAGAGAAAATGAATTTTAGAAAATTAGGCAAGACCCACTTCCAAATCTCAGAAGTGGGACTTGGCACATGGCAAGTTGGCGGAAAATGGGGAAGTGAATTTAGCCATGATAGAGCTCAACAAATCTTAAATACGGCAGTAGAAAACGGAGTCAACTTTATTGATACCGCAGATGTTTATGGTGATGGAGAAAGCGAAAAAGCCGTAGGTAAATTTGTCAAGACTTGTAAAGAACGTATATATGTTGCAACCAAATGTGGTAGACAACTAAAACCTCATACCGATCAAGCATATACACCACAAGCACTTAGAGGATTTGTAGAGGCCAGCTTGAAGAACATGCACCTAGAAACCCTAGATTTGGTTCAGCTTCATTGCCCACCTACAGAAACTTACCAAAGACCTGAGATTTTTGGTGAATTTGAACTACTCAAAAAAGAAGGTAAGGTCCAAAACCTTGGCGTAAGTGTACAAACAATAGCCGAAGCTATTTCAAGTTTTCAGTACGATAATGTTACTACGGTTCAGCTTATCTTCAATATTTTTAGACAAAAACCAGCAGAAGAGTTTTTCCAAAAAGCGAAAGAAAGCAACATTGGCCTCATTATAAGAGTACCCCTAGCAAGTGGTATGCTATCTGGCAAGTTTGACGAAAATTCAGTTTTTGCAAAAGAAGATCATCGTAATTTCAATAGAAACGGGGAGGCTTTTGACAAAGGAGAAACTTTTTCTGGTGTTAATTACAAAGTAGCTCTGGAAGCGGTAAAGCAAATCAAAGAAATATTTGAGCCTACTACCAATCTTGCACATGTTGCCTTAGCTTGGATTTTGTCTTTTGAAGATGTTTCCACAGTGATCCCTGGAGCCTCTTCTCCACAACAAGTAATTTCCAATTGTGCAGTAGATAAATTTCCAGTACTTTCGGTATCTGAAATAGAGCAAATCAATAAAGTATATCAATCGTTAATAAAAGAAGAGGTGCATCACCTTTGGTAATATATGTACAAAGCAGCAGAGAATAGATATGAAAAAATGACCTATCGCCGAAGCGGTAAAAGTGGTCTTAAATTACCAGAAGTATCCCTCGGCTTGTGGCATAATTTCGGTGGAGTAGATGTGTTTGAAAACTATAGAGCAATTCTTCAGAAAGCATTTGATCATGGTGTAACACATTTTGACTTAGCCAATAATTACGGACCACCTTATGGTTCAGCAGAAGAGAACTTTGGCATTTGCTATAAAAAAGACTTTCAACCATATAGAGACGAACTCATTATCTCGTCAAAAGCTGGCTACGATATGTGGCCAGGTCCCTATGGAGAATGGGGTTCTCGCAAATACCTCATTGCTAGCTGCGATCAAAGCTTGAAACGAATGGGACTTGATTATGTGGACATTTTCTATTCACATCGTTTTGACCCAGAAACACCTTTAGAAGAAACTATGGGAGCACTTGATCACATTGTGCGATCAGGAAGAGCATTGTATGTTGGTATCTCTAGCTATACGGCCGAGCAAACATTAGAAGCTGCCAAAATCTTGAAAGACCTAGGTACACCTTGTCTTATTCACCAACCGAGATATTCTATGATGGATCGCTGGGTAGAAGACGGGCTTATGGATGTACTAGGAGATAAAGGAATTGGTGCCATTGCTTTTTCGCCTTTAGAGCAAGGACTACTTACCAATAAATATCTCAAAGGAATCCCTGAAGGATCTAGAGCTTCCAAAAATCATTTTCTATCCAAAGATGCTATCACTGATGAAGTTTTGACTCAAATAAAAGCTCTAAACACCATAGCCGAAGCAAGAGGTCAATCTCTAGCACAAATGGCGATTGCATGGTTGCTTAAAGATGAAAGGGTGACATCTGTATTGATAGGTGCCAGAAATGTAGCTCAGCTAGAAAACTCACTGGGAGCATTGGAAAACAAGCAATTCACAAAAGAAGAACTAAGCCAAATAGAAAAAATATTGGCAAATAAATAAACCATCGAAATGAGAAAATTAAGTATTTTAGTAGTTTTAACCCTTATCTCATTTGCCTGTTCAGAGGTAAACGAAGAAGTAACAGAAATAAAAGAAACAGCACCCATGATTAGCGAAACTCCATTTATCCATCACGTTTATTTTTACCTCAAAAATCCAGAAAGTGCTGAAGACAAAGCCAAAATGAGAGAAGGCTTAGAGTTTCTTGCAACCGTACCAACGATTCAAAAACACTTTATTGGGGTTCCTGCAGACACCGATCGTGAAGTTATAGATAACACTTATGCATATAGCTGGTTATGTTTTTTCGAAAACGCCGCTGACCAAGCATCTTACCAAACGGACCCAATCCACCTGAAATTCATAGAAGATTACGGTAGTATATGGGAGACTGTGAAGGTATATGATTCTGTGATGGAATAAAGGAGATTTATGAACAACATCGCCATACCAACTTTTACTTTGCTGGCGATAGTAATTGCACTTTTGCTCGCTTTGTTTCTACTGACCTTGAAAACGAATAGACACTTGAGCAATAGACTTTTTGCCACGTTTCTTATTCTCACAGCTGTAGATATAAGTGGACTTATAAAAATTCCACAAACTGAGTTTTTGCAAAAACTTCAGGTTTTTAGAAGTATGCTGATTTTTTTACACCTACCTATATTTTATTGGTACGTAAAATCAGTTTGCTATTCAGATTTTAAGCTAAGATGGGCGAGCATGAAAGGCTTGGTTCCTTTTGCTTTTGTAATTGGTATTCTTATACCTATTTTCTTTGCAGATGACCTAAAGCCTTCTTTTTTTCAGTTTTCTAATGAGCAGGTTTTCACCATTATCATAGTACTATTTCATATTCAAGTAGCATGGTATCTATGGCTCATTTATCGCGAATTGAAAAATTTCAAGACTCTGGCAGTAAATCATTTTGCAGGAAATCATCTTCAAGCTTATCGATGGCTTATGAGGTTAACTGCTGCCCTAGCCATTTTTTACTTGCTTGCTCTTTTCAAAAACATTTTTAAGACAACTACTTATACAGAACTAAGCGAGTGGTTAAAAATCGCTTTACTCTTTTTTGAGCTGGCTGTACTTTGCTGGTACCTTTTTCAGGCAATTTCACAACCCGAAGTATTTAGAGGAATACATTCTACACTTAGTTTAGAAAAATCAAATGATTCAAATATTGACAGCTCCAAAATCAAAGAATTAGAAATGTTGATGAAATCAGAAAAGCTGTACCTCAACCCTTCCATAAGTGTAAAAGATGTAGCCGAAAAAATTGAA
This portion of the Spirosomataceae bacterium TFI 002 genome encodes:
- a CDS encoding Isoleucyl-tRNA synthetase gives rise to the protein MKFPEYKTVNYAEVADEILAYWQENEIFEKSISTRQGAPTFTFYEGPPSANGQPGIHHVMARAIKDIFCRYKTLKGFQVNRKGGWDTHGLPVELQVEKEISEELGEKFTKEDIGTKVSVEEYNNRCREAVLRFTNIWQDMTDKMGYWVDMEDPYITYKNEYIESVWNLLKRLYDKGLLYKGYTIQPYSPAAGTGLSSHEINQPGSYQDVTDTSMTAQFKVVSDDVSKPLFDIIGEGNELFVLAWTTTPWTLPSNAALTVGKNIDYAIVKTFNPYTFLPAHVILAKDLIPKYFSEKGKDGDFEGFEASNKKLLPWTIVGSKSGSELAGVTYEQLFPYVQPEEKAFKVIIGDFVTTEDGTGVVHTAPTFGADDFKVAQQNGIPSIMVKDENGKEMPLVDLKGRFVKEVTDFALEYVKEDYLTEEEKVTEAKKQDRDKYLSVDERIAIKLKTENRAFNVQRYVHSYPHCWRTDKPILYYPLDSWFIKTTSVKDKLVELNNSINWKPASTGTGRFGNWLENLVDWNLSRSRYWGTPLPIWRNKDGEEKCIGSVAELSQEIDKAIAAGFMTENYLQGGDYESFDLHRPYVDDVVLVSETGKPLNRELDLIDVWFDSGAMPFAQWHYPFENDTKFKDNYPADFISEGVDQTRGWFFTLHAISGMLEESVAFKNVVSTGLVLDKNGNKMSKRLGNAVDPFSTLKDYGADPTRWYMITNAQPWDNLKFDLAGVTETRNKFFGTLTSTYNFFALYANLDGVKLTGKVNIEDVNELDKWVLSKLQSLILEVDEAFDTYEPTKAGRAIQDFVTDHLSNWYVRLGRRRFWNPSGEGDLVKDKTAAYETLGLCLKTVAQLMSPIAPFYSDWLFRNLTDKMADNSVHLSEFPVANTSWIDANLESSMEYAQRISSLVHSVRKGNKIKVRQPLSKVLIPVLSQEVRDQISTVDHLIKTEVNIKEVTYLDDASGVLSKKVKPNFKTLGPKFGKEMKAVAGAIAGITQEQLKELEQNGKLMLAVGEIELNDVEILTEDLPGYLTAQDGNLTVALDINISEELKLEGIAREFVNKIQNLRKDNGFEVTDKINIVLENSTDEVNKAIQNNKAYICQEVQAMSLELSESLSEFQEVEVEEELLKISVKVH
- a CDS encoding cAMP-binding domain of CRP or a regulatory subunit of cAMP-dependent protein kinases, translated to MKELLANFRIHVDITPEEANRFIELAPPTTVKKNAYIVRQKEQASPLILVNNGCLMTYYQDPNKNKQVMQFSQMGWWTGDFLSIAENTLSKYSIRAMENSSYCSLDNATYERVCAEIPILETYFRRLFQNAIASHQERIIRNISFSAEERYETFIKSYPKIEQMVAQKYIASYLGMSPEFLSKIKARRYANKR
- a CDS encoding Predicted oxidoreductase, translating into MNFRKLGKTHFQISEVGLGTWQVGGKWGSEFSHDRAQQILNTAVENGVNFIDTADVYGDGESEKAVGKFVKTCKERIYVATKCGRQLKPHTDQAYTPQALRGFVEASLKNMHLETLDLVQLHCPPTETYQRPEIFGEFELLKKEGKVQNLGVSVQTIAEAISSFQYDNVTTVQLIFNIFRQKPAEEFFQKAKESNIGLIIRVPLASGMLSGKFDENSVFAKEDHRNFNRNGEAFDKGETFSGVNYKVALEAVKQIKEIFEPTTNLAHVALAWILSFEDVSTVIPGASSPQQVISNCAVDKFPVLSVSEIEQINKVYQSLIKEEVHHLW
- a CDS encoding L-glyceraldehyde 3-phosphate reductase → MYKAAENRYEKMTYRRSGKSGLKLPEVSLGLWHNFGGVDVFENYRAILQKAFDHGVTHFDLANNYGPPYGSAEENFGICYKKDFQPYRDELIISSKAGYDMWPGPYGEWGSRKYLIASCDQSLKRMGLDYVDIFYSHRFDPETPLEETMGALDHIVRSGRALYVGISSYTAEQTLEAAKILKDLGTPCLIHQPRYSMMDRWVEDGLMDVLGDKGIGAIAFSPLEQGLLTNKYLKGIPEGSRASKNHFLSKDAITDEVLTQIKALNTIAEARGQSLAQMAIAWLLKDERVTSVLIGARNVAQLENSLGALENKQFTKEELSQIEKILANK
- a CDS encoding Stress responsive A/B Barrel Domain, with the translated sequence MRKLSILVVLTLISFACSEVNEEVTEIKETAPMISETPFIHHVYFYLKNPESAEDKAKMREGLEFLATVPTIQKHFIGVPADTDREVIDNTYAYSWLCFFENAADQASYQTDPIHLKFIEDYGSIWETVKVYDSVME
- a CDS encoding AraC-type DNA-binding protein, coding for MNNIAIPTFTLLAIVIALLLALFLLTLKTNRHLSNRLFATFLILTAVDISGLIKIPQTEFLQKLQVFRSMLIFLHLPIFYWYVKSVCYSDFKLRWASMKGLVPFAFVIGILIPIFFADDLKPSFFQFSNEQVFTIIIVLFHIQVAWYLWLIYRELKNFKTLAVNHFAGNHLQAYRWLMRLTAALAIFYLLALFKNIFKTTTYTELSEWLKIALLFFELAVLCWYLFQAISQPEVFRGIHSTLSLEKSNDSNIDSSKIKELEMLMKSEKLYLNPSISVKDVAEKIEIPVRDLSTLLNKHLGKHFFDFINEYRIKEAQEIFKSTDDSKLTVLEVLYNVGFNSKSSFNTAFKKHTGSTPTAFRKSL